Within Trichoderma atroviride chromosome 2, complete sequence, the genomic segment TATCGCTCACGCCTCATCGTTTCCAACTGGTCATGATTCGCAACGGGGGAGTGAGTCGAAAGAAGATAGATCGAGTCATTCTCTGcgccaagaaagaaaaaaaaagaaaaaaaggcaaaatcTTACGATTATCCTTATTGGTTTAAGGAACTTACTAGTTTCAGCAGTAGAATACCTCGCTTGTGTATGTCCATGTATATGTTGGTTCTGACGGCACTTGCAAAGCACGGCTCACATTACTACCCGAAATGAGGCCAAGCACAATAGtccatctctgccatcttaCAGGATCTACTTTCGGCCTTGCCCGATTTCCCCTGCTGTTTTACTCGGGCGATTCGATTTCCCTAGTGCTGCCTGGCCTCCGTTTTGTGTCATAGTGATAGTGATAGCCGACGCAGCACGCACCAAGTAAAATGATTTGCTCGCCGTAGCCTGCAAGACATGGAAACTAGCATCGACTATTCCATGTAAAATTAAGCTTAGTTGCAACCAATCGCCGTAGTCAGAGCATCAAGCGGTATTGGAGTCTGCCCTTTTATACCGAATATCAACAAAGCCTAGCCCAGGACTTACATTCCCCTACAAGGCTGTGTCCTCTACCAGTCGTCTCTTCATCAGGTTAACCACAGAGTTCTAGATCGAGGTATTGGATCAAGGCCCTCTCCACTATTAGAGATTCAACTGGAAATCGCCTTACGCCAAAGCCGAGATGCAAAACGTACAGGTAAGCAGCGTAACATCCGTCAAGTGACAGCCAAAGGCAACCCCGCAGCTAGCATACGGAGTACCAAGTCCGTTGGATACCAGGTACCTGAGCGTTTCAGATCTGACAAGAGCCCATTTCTTCCAGCAATTAAAAGTCCTATTCGTTCTTAATGCCGGCAGTAACTAACAAAGGTGTTTCTCGTTGTTCGCTGTACGTCAGATCCACCACATACTACTCCAAGTATACCGCATACATACATTGTACAGCCCGTGCATGTAGTCTGCAGCGCTCACATGAGCAAAAATGCTACAAGACATTGGAGTGGCTGAAACCAAAAGGGTCATACTTCCATACAATCCTACCCTTTTCCACCATGGGCTGTTTACAAACAGCGTCAACCGAGTTTCCCAGCCAATCAAAAGAGCGCACACGCATGAGGCGAATGGATGCCCGAATCCTCACATTATGTCATGGGCCAAACTTGCGACTTTGCCAAGCATCGTCAACGGCACAGATCAATGCACGCACCCGCTTCCTCTCGGCTCGGCATTAGTACCACAAACAGTACTACAGTAATGGTATTTGATTCAACTGCTGCCAAGCAAACATCTACAAGTAGGTATACATTCAACTACCAGTGACATACTATGTAGCAGTCCTATTGTAAATGCAACCCATATACCGCTCCTGATGCTACCTTGCATTACGCCGTATGCATGTATCGAGCGCATCATCCCGTCCTGCTCGGCACATGGGCCTCGTACTCGGCACATTCCCGCCTCCGCCAACCTGCTGCCATTCACCCTTTCACCCATTCATCCTTTTTATGCTCCCATGTCCCTTTTATTCCCGGTCCTTGCCTCAACACCAGACGAATCAACAAAAACTCCCCGAGCAAAAGCAATCTGAGAGTCACCTACTGTACTGGGTAGTatactaggtagtagtaggtagtaggAGGTAGCATATCACCAAAGagacccttttttttgcaattTGCGGAGCCTCCCCGCCACGGCACACGGCTCACCCatcccttctctctctttctcctctttttcttcttgttcccttgcttcttcctccataGTTTCCAAAACACCCCATGTTCCCTTTTTGCCCCATGTCCAGTCGGTCGGGTCAGCTCCAGGCTCCGTTGTTTGTCGTCGCCCCAGTCCCAGCCCAGGCCATTCTTATCAAACCCCCCCTGTCTGTCACCTGCTCGTAGCAAGACAAGCAGCACCTGGTATCATCACGTAggtggcttttcttttctgatACTAATAGGCCTAGGTAgcattgtttctttttgtcttcgTTGTTTGTTATACACACCCctaaataattcttttttatctcCTTATCAAAACTAAACACCCTAACAACGGACccaagtaaaaaaaaaaaatacaagaaacaagcaagGGGGGTGTGGTTTAGGCCTTCCCGCCAATATGCAGGTCTCAGACCCATTCTGAATTTTCCCCCAGATGACTTCCCCAGTTGGACCCCGTTGTCTTGGTAAATTCCCCTTAGCCGACACAAACagaagaaaacaacaaaGAGAGACATGCTGTCAAGACACACATCTACGACgcccaaaaaagaaaatagcaTCCCTGCGTTTCTCAAAGTCCCTCCCCGCACTTTTTCTGCTCTCAAATCCTAGGTACCTACTGTGCATTattatatacatacatgtagtataACATCGCCCTAGCCCTCTCTTGCCATGTCCTCTTTTGTCATCACGCCAATCCGCCCGTTGCTCCGCCCGCCGCAGACCGAAAGACGCTGCGGGTCCCCTCGTAAGTTGAGCCGTGTGTGTGCttacttgatgctgccaacagGTAGATATGCCCTGCGTACCCTTGCATCCAATGATCGATGCTGCCGAGTCACTCAGGCAATACCTAGTACTAGATAGGCATCCATATGCTGCATAATACTACTACAAAGGGGAATAATCCTTTGAATCGTACTTGTAGCACAAGCAGATTATAGAATGACAGGTACAGCGTACAGATGGTTATGCAGACAAGTGCAGAGACATGATCAGCCCCCAAGGCCAAATCAGGAATGCTATCAAAAGACACAACCCCCCAGCACATGACACTCGGTTCTTtctgggaaaaaaaggctcgGAACTTGAAtgccgaaaaaaaaaaggacccaAATATGTTTCAAGTTAATTGTTTTTCCCATCATGATATGAGgtcaaaaagacaaaaaagagagagatgccGGCGCCGCCGCTGCTTATAGGCACGATTTCGTTATGCAtacatctttttcttatccTGGTGTTATACTAATGCAATGTATTTATGCGTGTAATCCTCGACATACATACATCCAGATGTAAGTGTCTGTAATAGACAACAGTAGGCAGTAGTAGTATAATACCGGGCACCAATAATATCACAGCGCATGTCATCCTGACGAGAGATGCTCCTTTATTACAGGTGACAAGACAGGCCGCTGTGATCCTCCTCACCCCGGCCCCTGGCCCCTACTCGGTAGGTAGCCAAGATGCCTCTTTCGCACAATTCTTCCTCTCACAGACCAACGGAGCAAAGCCCATATACATAAAATGACAATAATGATAAACATAGAGCGTGTACATATAGTATGTATATCCATCCTTGTTTGCCGTATATTCCTAGTTAGCCCAGCGTTACACGCATGCAGCTAGTAATCCCTTCATCCCCCAGCTTGCTTCTCCCCTAGTCCCACCTTGCTTCCCCCTTCCATTCCGTTTCTCATTTTCTGCTCCAATGAGGtaactgtttttttttcctcttggggaaaagaaacagtAAAGTGATAGGCGCGCGGTTGTATGGTCTGCATGCATGGCACAGTGGTatctcctcctccaaatCCATCTCAAAGAGCTGTGAAATAGTCGtgtataagaaaaagaagtcgGGAAAATAAGCATTAGGTATCCGACGGCGCCAGTTCCTAAACAAAAGTTTTCGGTACAAAAGTATATGAATATGAAGCAACAATAATACGTTCTCGAGTAATAGCTTCTAGGTTGTCTCagtttaaaaagaaaagaaaaatgcaaaAGATAATAAACAAGGCGATCTGAAGACCATGCAACACGGTCTATGCCTTTGCGCGTAAGTGATATCCAATGTTAATACGAGTCAAATCGCAGTACGATGCAATCGCTGTGCCGCCAACCGTAAATTTCGGCATATTGCTCCATTCATTCAAACATCCTTGTATTTGCCCATCAAATTGCTTCCCCGGCTCAGGTTCACGTAAATAGGTAATTGAAATAGACAAATATCGCGATCCCAAAACATTTCGAAGTGGCCAGAGGCGCGCCAGTTACAAGAAGCAACGTAGCAAAGCCACTGCCGACTTGCCAAGAatgatataaaaaaaaatcgaatAAAAATCCAGATAACCGAccaaaagaaacagaaaaaaagtagacacttcttctttcagctcCTACATGAGATGGGGCAAATGCGCCAGAGGCGACTGTTGTGCTCGAGGCGGCTGTAGGGGCTGTTGGTGAGGCGACTGCTGATGGTGAGGCGATTGGTGtggcggtggcggcagaGGTGGTTGGATGCTAGCATCGCCGCCAAGTGGTGGTGCCGACATGGGAAGCTTGGGAGTATGGTGGCCGGTGTTGCTAgagaagctcgaggccaTTCTTCCATCCGAGGGAAACAGATCACGTTGGAGCCCCTCCAAAATGTGCATATCGATCCTCAGAGAACTCGTGTGCGTCGCAGATTGTCGAAGGAATGCAATCGTCTTGTGAAATAGCTCGCGTAATAGCTCCTTGGGTATGAAGTCGCGCAAGATATTATCCTTGTAGGCGGCAGCTAGGACGAGGAGATTACCCCATTGACTACATAAATATGTTAGTTACACGCCCCCTTTGAAAACTTCTTGTTATCATCTTATAAACTTACGCATGAGCCGTGCCAAAAACGTTGGTAATAATGGGCCGCTTCTCCCCGAGTCCGTGGAATGATCGTGTGCTTTCGATAAGCGCATAGATACCCTTTCGAGCCAACTCAATGAGGGAGCGATCAAGGTCGCTTGACTTCTTCACATTCGGAGGGATGAATGGCGCGATGACCCCATAGCGATACTCTGACAGGACGCCAGCATGTGGGCTTTGGGGGTGGCGTTTCAACTCGTAGGACCACTGCAGAATCTGACGGACAAATGGACGATAGGTAATCATCTGCGCTCCCCAGTACTTGGCTCTGAGGCGCGCCGAAAGGATATCATTGGCAGGGGGGGTCGGTCTCGTTAAAGCGGAAGCTGGGCGGAACCCATGACATGCCAGACACGCCATCTGCCACTAATCTCACATTCTTCAGTTTCTCAGGCTTGCTGGAATCATCAGGAGAGTAAAACATGCGATGGATGCTGTTTAGATGCGTTCGGAGATAGAGTTGCGCGGGGTAGCTGTCTACAACCCTCTGATCGAATCCCTGGAGAAGGCTCATGTTGGGTTGAGGCATGTCGTTTTCATACTGCAAAAGGCCAGAGGGCGGGAGTGGAAGCTCAGCAATCAAGTCACTATTGCAAAATTAGCATCGACTTCAGCGAGAGGCTACCATGGCTCTCATGGCTCGGTATGTCGTGTGCTTACCTCTCTAGTTGCAGACACGTCCAAAAGGCGAGTGCAAGCTGGTTGTATTTGCCCTCTTGGATGAATTCCATGTTggtcttgatcttctttAGCTTGTCCAAACTCCTATTGTGAATGTAAGCCCTTGTTCAATTGCTCGCTTGTAGTATTTTCAGACGGGAAAAGACTTGACTTACGGTCTCATAAGAACTTGCAACTTGTGGCTTGCTTTGTGGATAAAGGCAAAACTCTCCAACG encodes:
- a CDS encoding uncharacterized protein (EggNog:ENOG41): MITYRPFVRQILQWSYELKRHPQSPHAGVLSEYRYGVIAPFIPPNVKKSSDLDRSLIELARKGIYALIESTRSFHGLGEKRPIITNVFGTAHAQWGNLLVLAAAYKDNILRDFIPKELLRELFHKTIAFLRQSATHTSSLRIDMHILEGLQRDLFPSDGRMASSFSSNTGHHTPKLPMSAPPLGGDASIQPPLPPPPHQSPHHQQSPHQQPLQPPRAQQSPLAHLPHLM